A window from Exiguobacterium marinum DSM 16307 encodes these proteins:
- a CDS encoding DUF92 domain-containing protein, translated as MFAIFVVTCIVAYLGYRLQSLTFLGAILTVLTGTLIGLSFGWFGLYLLGVFFSTSSLASKYRSRDKEGVDDIVEKTGARDAIQVLANGGVGILCALGYLLTENFVYVYMYIVSIAAATSDTWGSEFGVLSKNKPRFMFTFKRVEPGTSGAVSTFGTFMSIIGAFVIVISSILFVQMDVALLLMLWGIGLSGSVIDTLLGATLQRKFRCTVCGKLTEKKVHHQVSTTYVSGWRLLGNDAVNFISIFGATLICFFVLG; from the coding sequence ATGTTCGCCATATTTGTTGTAACTTGTATCGTCGCCTATCTCGGTTATCGGTTGCAGTCATTAACGTTTTTAGGAGCCATCTTGACAGTGCTGACAGGGACGTTGATTGGACTATCGTTTGGGTGGTTTGGGCTATATTTGCTAGGTGTGTTTTTCTCGACCTCGTCGCTCGCCTCGAAATATCGTTCACGCGATAAAGAAGGAGTGGATGATATCGTCGAAAAAACAGGCGCTCGCGACGCCATACAGGTATTGGCCAACGGTGGAGTCGGTATTCTTTGTGCACTCGGGTATCTGCTCACAGAAAATTTTGTCTACGTTTATATGTACATTGTGTCTATTGCCGCGGCGACAAGCGATACGTGGGGGTCGGAGTTTGGTGTGCTCTCAAAAAATAAGCCGCGATTCATGTTCACGTTTAAGCGAGTCGAACCGGGGACAAGCGGTGCAGTTTCCACATTCGGCACATTCATGTCGATTATAGGGGCTTTCGTAATCGTGATCTCTTCTATCTTATTTGTCCAAATGGATGTGGCACTGCTCCTCATGTTATGGGGGATCGGGCTAAGCGGTAGCGTCATCGACACGTTACTTGGAGCGACTCTGCAACGCAAGTTTCGTTGTACTGTCTGTGGCAAATTGACTGAAAAAAAAGTTCATCACCAGGTCTCGACGACATACGTGTCTGGATGGCGCCTGCTCGGTAACGATGCGGTCAATTTCATCTCTATATTCGGAGCGACTTTGATTTGTTTTTTTGTGCTCGGATGA
- a CDS encoding L-lactate dehydrogenase — translation METLNHAKVTRVALVGAGAVGASFAYQLTTASLCEELVIIDINKAKAEGEAMDLNHGVSFASSPMRVWAGDYTDCGVADIVVITAGAPQRPGETRLDLVEKNAKIMKSMISEIMDSGFDGIIIIASNPVDIMTHLAWKYSGLPKHRVFGSGTVLDTSRLRYMLGDYFNVDPRNCHAYIMGEHGDTEFAAWSNARIYGKSVEQLLEEHDEYNWQDLEDIYVNVRDAAYHIIERKGATYYAIGLGLLRLVKAVLRNENTLLTVGAHLDGEYGLHDIHIGVPAIINRQGVREVVEIELSEEEHQKMQHSANVLMKTMEPVL, via the coding sequence ATGGAAACATTAAATCATGCTAAAGTAACACGTGTCGCACTCGTGGGTGCAGGTGCGGTAGGTGCGAGCTTCGCTTATCAATTAACAACAGCAAGTCTATGTGAAGAACTCGTCATTATTGATATCAATAAAGCAAAAGCAGAAGGGGAAGCGATGGACTTGAACCATGGCGTCTCATTTGCTTCATCACCAATGCGTGTCTGGGCAGGGGATTACACGGATTGTGGAGTAGCTGATATTGTCGTCATCACTGCCGGTGCGCCACAACGTCCAGGCGAAACACGTCTTGACCTCGTCGAAAAAAATGCGAAGATTATGAAATCTATGATTTCAGAGATTATGGACTCTGGTTTTGATGGAATCATTATTATTGCCTCAAACCCGGTTGACATCATGACACATCTCGCATGGAAATATTCGGGTCTTCCGAAACATCGAGTCTTTGGTTCAGGTACAGTACTAGATACATCTCGCTTACGTTATATGCTTGGTGACTACTTTAATGTCGATCCGCGCAACTGCCACGCATACATCATGGGCGAACATGGAGATACAGAATTCGCTGCTTGGAGCAACGCCCGCATTTACGGAAAATCGGTCGAGCAATTGCTTGAAGAGCATGACGAATATAACTGGCAAGATCTCGAAGATATTTATGTGAACGTTCGTGACGCGGCATATCATATCATTGAGCGTAAAGGTGCGACATACTACGCGATTGGTCTCGGATTACTTCGTTTGGTCAAAGCCGTCCTTCGTAACGAAAACACATTGTTGACAGTCGGTGCTCATCTCGACGGGGAATATGGCCTACATGATATCCATATCGGTGTACCAGCCATCATCAATCGTCAAGGAGTGCGGGAAGTCGTTGAGATCGAATTGTCAGAAGAAGAGCATCAAAAAATGCAACACTCTGCGAACGTGCTCATGAAAACAATGGAACCTGTCTTGTAA
- a CDS encoding rhomboid family intramembrane serine protease, whose product MATTCFWEDIYRAVESGGRIEGILEPSRAVILFDTKAGDSYDLYIQSEKAWANHVGTDIHAILNAFRLSRIGRKRLTIHLYGERLVDEERIDSLTFPIPAKVTISRSICTSTMEEERFRMLAVSLDREKKSELKKRFSFGKPQVVYGLMFITFLVMWLAESVGSTLDPNTLIAFGAKVNPLIEQGEWWRLITPMFLHIGWFHFSINMFALWSLGPLVERMYGSIRFLIIYVIGGVLATTASYAFSESISAGASGALFGLVGALLYFGLRDRSLFMKTLGPPLFIMLGLNVGLAFVLGASLDHFAHAGGLVGGFVVSGVVGLPDEDNRAQRIIFSVLTIILFGLLYGYGSW is encoded by the coding sequence TTGGCTACGACTTGTTTTTGGGAAGATATCTATCGGGCGGTTGAAAGCGGCGGGCGAATTGAAGGGATATTAGAGCCTTCACGCGCGGTCATTTTGTTCGACACGAAAGCGGGAGATAGCTATGATCTGTACATTCAGTCCGAAAAAGCATGGGCAAATCATGTCGGGACCGATATTCATGCTATCCTAAACGCATTTCGCCTATCTCGGATCGGACGGAAGCGATTGACGATTCATTTGTATGGCGAACGTCTCGTAGATGAGGAGAGGATTGATTCACTAACATTTCCAATCCCGGCAAAAGTAACAATATCTCGATCTATCTGCACGTCCACTATGGAAGAAGAACGGTTTCGAATGCTTGCTGTCTCCCTTGACCGCGAAAAAAAGTCTGAGTTAAAAAAGCGGTTCTCATTTGGTAAACCGCAAGTAGTATACGGTCTAATGTTTATCACATTTTTAGTCATGTGGTTAGCTGAATCTGTCGGCTCAACTCTTGACCCGAATACGTTGATCGCATTCGGTGCAAAAGTGAATCCACTCATTGAGCAGGGAGAATGGTGGCGCTTGATCACACCGATGTTTCTGCATATCGGATGGTTCCACTTTTCGATCAATATGTTTGCCCTTTGGTCACTCGGTCCACTCGTCGAACGAATGTATGGTTCGATTCGGTTCCTGATTATCTATGTGATTGGTGGGGTTTTGGCGACGACAGCATCATATGCATTCAGTGAATCAATTTCTGCGGGTGCCTCGGGTGCGTTATTTGGGCTTGTCGGTGCTTTACTTTATTTTGGACTACGAGATCGTTCTCTCTTTATGAAGACGCTCGGACCTCCGCTCTTTATTATGTTAGGATTAAATGTGGGACTAGCGTTTGTTTTAGGGGCAAGTTTGGATCATTTTGCGCACGCTGGTGGACTAGTTGGTGGATTTGTCGTCTCTGGAGTCGTAGGATTACCAGATGAAGATAATCGCGCACAACGAATTATATTTTCCGTGCTCACGATCATTTTATTTGGTCTACTATACGGGTACGGATCTTGGTGA
- a CDS encoding M42 family metallopeptidase — translation MIDTLKTLVNIPSPSGMTEEAIRFAERELQALNVSTSRLHKGALLATFPGRSKEARLLTAHVDTLGAMVKDILPSGRLRLTQVGGYAWTAIEGENCLIHREEGDAIEGTILIHQSSVHVYKDTNSAERSASNIEVRLDEKVHSREDVTALGVEVGDFVSFDPRFKVTSSGYVKSRHLDDKASVAILLDLAKDLVRYDLPHTVHFLISNYEEVGFGGNAGIPKDVVEYIAVDMGALGDGQHSDEYTVSICAKDSSGPYDIELRRTFTSLCKKHEIAYKVDIYPYYGSDASAAIRAGYDVKHALIGPGIESSHSYERTHTSSMEATRDLLYRYVLTTMEEEA, via the coding sequence ATGATTGATACACTAAAAACATTAGTAAACATTCCGAGTCCGTCTGGGATGACGGAAGAGGCCATTCGATTCGCAGAGCGAGAATTACAAGCACTCAATGTCAGCACGTCTCGGCTACATAAAGGGGCATTACTTGCAACATTTCCTGGGCGTTCAAAAGAGGCGCGGCTCTTGACGGCGCACGTTGATACGTTAGGTGCGATGGTTAAAGATATCTTGCCGAGTGGACGCTTGCGTTTGACGCAAGTTGGAGGATACGCTTGGACAGCGATTGAAGGTGAGAATTGTCTCATTCATCGAGAAGAAGGCGATGCGATTGAGGGAACGATCCTCATCCATCAGTCGAGTGTACATGTTTATAAGGACACGAACTCAGCTGAACGTTCTGCTTCGAATATTGAAGTTCGATTGGATGAAAAGGTGCATTCGCGGGAAGACGTGACAGCACTCGGAGTCGAAGTGGGTGACTTTGTCTCGTTTGACCCCCGCTTCAAGGTGACGTCTTCAGGATACGTGAAATCACGCCATTTGGATGATAAAGCATCTGTCGCCATTTTATTGGATCTCGCAAAAGACCTGGTCCGTTATGACTTACCGCACACCGTACACTTCTTGATTTCCAATTATGAAGAAGTCGGGTTTGGAGGCAACGCGGGCATCCCGAAAGACGTCGTAGAATACATTGCCGTTGATATGGGTGCGCTTGGGGATGGACAACATTCAGATGAGTATACTGTCTCGATTTGTGCCAAAGACTCTTCGGGACCATACGATATCGAACTTCGAAGAACATTTACGTCTCTCTGTAAAAAACATGAAATCGCTTATAAAGTAGATATTTATCCGTACTACGGCTCAGATGCGTCCGCTGCTATTCGTGCAGGCTATGATGTGAAACATGCATTGATTGGCCCGGGGATCGAATCAAGTCATAGTTATGAACGGACACACACGTCATCAATGGAAGCGACACGTGATTTGTTGTATCGTTATGTATTGACAACGATGGAGGAAGAAGCATGA
- a CDS encoding YqgQ family protein, with protein sequence MKNFYDVQQFLKSFGTIIYIGERDAEISLMMMELDEMYEGGIIEQRVYDTAKIILTHELKNSID encoded by the coding sequence ATGAAAAATTTTTATGATGTCCAACAGTTTTTAAAATCGTTCGGGACCATTATTTATATTGGGGAGCGGGATGCTGAAATCTCACTCATGATGATGGAACTAGACGAAATGTATGAAGGGGGCATCATCGAACAACGCGTTTATGATACGGCCAAAATCATTTTGACTCACGAATTGAAAAATTCAATAGATTGA
- a CDS encoding ROK family glucokinase — protein sequence MKWLLGIDIGGTTVKMAVLDMNGIISDKWEVKTDIRENGVHIPKDIATSFETYLETSGKKKEDFAGAGIGAPGFINFSEGVVEYSPNIGWKDFALVSEFEQAVGLPAVLENDANAAALGEMWKGAGEGASELLAITLGTGVGGGVITNGNIVHGTAGMAGEIGHITVERDENKAVKCGCGRLGCIETIASATGISRLALQKRKNQDTTLNELKDVTARDVFEAYKAGDSIATEVIDEMTEYLGLTISNIANTLNPKMIVIGGGVSKAGHALLEPLDAQFKRFALERVYESTSFKIAELENDAGVIGCAWLARKHFLPTRV from the coding sequence ATGAAATGGTTATTAGGTATCGACATCGGTGGTACAACGGTGAAGATGGCTGTTTTAGACATGAACGGCATCATTTCTGATAAGTGGGAAGTCAAAACGGATATTCGGGAGAATGGTGTACATATTCCAAAGGACATCGCAACGTCTTTTGAAACATATCTTGAGACATCCGGGAAGAAAAAAGAGGATTTCGCGGGTGCGGGGATTGGAGCGCCTGGATTCATTAACTTCTCGGAAGGAGTTGTCGAATACTCGCCGAACATCGGGTGGAAAGATTTCGCCCTTGTCAGTGAGTTCGAACAAGCGGTTGGACTTCCGGCTGTTCTCGAAAACGATGCAAACGCAGCAGCCCTCGGTGAAATGTGGAAAGGTGCCGGTGAAGGTGCATCTGAACTATTGGCAATCACGCTCGGAACGGGTGTCGGTGGTGGCGTAATCACAAATGGAAATATTGTTCACGGAACAGCGGGCATGGCTGGAGAAATCGGACATATTACAGTGGAGCGAGATGAAAATAAGGCTGTTAAGTGTGGTTGTGGTCGTCTTGGATGTATTGAAACGATTGCCTCTGCGACCGGTATTTCACGTTTAGCCCTACAGAAGCGAAAAAATCAAGACACCACGTTGAATGAATTGAAAGACGTAACAGCGCGTGACGTGTTTGAGGCATATAAAGCCGGTGACTCGATTGCGACAGAAGTAATCGATGAGATGACCGAATATCTCGGATTGACCATCTCAAATATCGCAAACACACTCAACCCGAAAATGATTGTCATCGGTGGTGGCGTTTCTAAAGCGGGTCACGCGTTACTCGAACCACTTGATGCTCAATTCAAACGTTTCGCGCTCGAACGCGTATACGAGTCGACGTCGTTTAAAATTGCAGAACTTGAAAATGATGCCGGTGTGATCGGATGTGCTTGGCTAGCACGGAAACACTTCCTTCCAACACGCGTATAA
- a CDS encoding LTA synthase family protein: protein MNSSQRFSKLSTRLNDTVRASFQEYRLFWIFTLLLWTKTYIVYQFFFNIPIENTAQAFILLISPISSTLFLFAFHFFFKGNKQKWVLYTLYAIASFILFADAVYYREFTDYLTMPVIMQPSNMETLSTSFTSLLEWKDLIVLGDVFVLPFILWRMNMKENAASHRRALVTFVVAVSVFLFNLSLAETERPELLTRSFDRELLVKNIGTFNFHVYDAMLQTKTSAQKAMADESELATIEQFTRQNYAAPNPDLFGKYKGKNVIVVSFESAQNFTHNMKAPNGEYITPNLNKLIEESHYWPNYYHTVGQGKTSDAEFALDNSLYGLPRGAVYFTNADNEYQALSEMIKEDNYYSAVFHANNKSFWNRDQMYKNVGVDQFFDEKSYDLGNPENMTEWGLLDDSFFEQSIPMLQELPEPYYAKFITLTNHFPYTMPSEDYELVPKFETSSTTLNNFPQALAYQDYALGLFIEQLKENDMWDDTIFVVYGDHYGISTNHNSAMAELLGKEELTPFDVAKLQQVPFAIHLPDQKNGEVHETIGSHVDMKPTILHLLGIDTSDTIGFGNDLFSENRNSRAIFRDGTVVTDEYVWTQSTCYNATSGEVVEDTSLCGPITEEAEKILQMNDDLIYSDLLRFKEQTKE from the coding sequence ATGAATTCATCTCAACGCTTCTCGAAGCTATCAACGAGACTGAACGACACGGTCCGCGCTTCGTTTCAAGAATATCGTCTATTTTGGATTTTTACGTTATTGCTTTGGACGAAGACGTATATCGTCTATCAATTTTTCTTCAACATTCCGATCGAAAACACTGCACAAGCTTTTATCTTACTGATTAGCCCAATCAGTTCGACACTATTCTTGTTTGCCTTCCACTTCTTTTTTAAAGGGAACAAACAAAAATGGGTGCTTTACACGCTTTACGCAATTGCATCGTTTATCTTGTTTGCAGATGCCGTGTATTATCGGGAATTCACGGACTACTTGACGATGCCTGTCATTATGCAACCGTCGAACATGGAAACGTTATCGACTTCGTTCACTTCACTTCTTGAATGGAAAGATTTAATCGTTCTTGGTGATGTGTTCGTCTTACCATTCATCTTATGGCGGATGAACATGAAAGAGAACGCTGCCTCACACCGACGTGCGCTCGTCACATTCGTTGTAGCTGTGTCAGTATTCTTGTTCAACCTTTCGCTCGCAGAAACAGAACGTCCTGAATTGTTGACTCGTTCATTTGACCGTGAACTACTCGTGAAAAACATCGGTACTTTCAACTTCCATGTATACGATGCGATGCTCCAAACGAAAACATCGGCTCAAAAAGCGATGGCTGATGAATCAGAGCTTGCGACGATTGAACAGTTCACACGTCAAAATTATGCTGCACCGAATCCAGATTTGTTCGGTAAGTATAAAGGGAAGAATGTCATTGTCGTTTCGTTCGAATCGGCACAGAACTTCACACATAACATGAAGGCGCCAAACGGAGAGTATATCACCCCAAACTTAAACAAACTGATTGAGGAGTCTCACTACTGGCCGAACTATTACCACACAGTTGGTCAAGGGAAGACTTCGGACGCTGAGTTTGCACTCGATAACTCGCTATACGGTCTTCCACGTGGTGCCGTATACTTTACAAATGCCGATAATGAATACCAAGCACTTTCTGAGATGATCAAAGAAGATAATTATTATTCAGCTGTGTTCCACGCGAACAATAAATCGTTCTGGAACCGTGATCAAATGTATAAAAACGTCGGGGTCGATCAGTTCTTTGATGAGAAGAGTTATGACCTTGGGAATCCAGAAAATATGACAGAATGGGGTCTTTTGGATGATAGTTTCTTCGAGCAATCTATTCCAATGCTCCAAGAACTACCAGAGCCGTATTATGCGAAGTTCATTACATTAACGAACCACTTCCCATATACGATGCCAAGTGAAGACTATGAGCTTGTTCCAAAGTTTGAAACAAGTTCGACAACATTGAATAATTTCCCGCAAGCACTTGCGTACCAAGATTATGCACTCGGTCTCTTTATTGAACAATTAAAAGAGAACGATATGTGGGATGACACGATTTTTGTCGTCTATGGTGATCATTATGGAATCTCAACAAACCACAATAGTGCAATGGCAGAGTTGCTTGGAAAAGAAGAATTAACACCTTTCGATGTTGCGAAATTACAACAAGTACCATTCGCTATTCATTTACCGGATCAGAAGAATGGTGAAGTGCATGAAACAATCGGAAGTCATGTTGACATGAAACCGACAATCTTGCATTTACTTGGAATCGATACGTCGGACACAATCGGTTTCGGGAATGATTTATTCTCAGAAAACCGAAACAGTCGTGCAATCTTCCGTGATGGTACGGTCGTGACGGATGAATATGTCTGGACACAATCGACATGTTATAATGCTACATCTGGTGAAGTTGTAGAAGACACGTCACTATGTGGTCCGATCACAGAGGAAGCGGAAAAGATATTACAGATGAACGATGATTTAATCTATTCTGACTTACTCCGTTTTAAAGAGCAGACGAAAGAATAA
- a CDS encoding DUF2759 domain-containing protein — protein sequence MHLYEPFGWISVIVAIVAVWGMLRSFQKRQFFPLVFAALTVLVFGFFGIATLIYGGIPG from the coding sequence ATGCATTTGTATGAACCGTTCGGATGGATTTCCGTCATCGTCGCCATTGTGGCTGTATGGGGAATGCTTCGTTCATTCCAAAAACGCCAATTCTTTCCGCTCGTATTTGCAGCTTTAACTGTACTCGTATTCGGATTCTTTGGGATCGCCACATTGATTTACGGCGGAATTCCAGGTTAA
- a CDS encoding MBL fold metallo-hydrolase — translation MQIKKITSGLAQENGYVLEKDGTVIVIDPGTDDPRYFEVIEHFGKPSAILLTHAHFDHIGGIDALRERYQIPVYVHRFETSWLTDGEKNGAAAFNLPVPAMKPAEKTYEGDMLVVGSIAFRLYHTPGHSPGSVVLYMKDEEVAFCGDLIFKQSVGRTDLFGGDQKALMGSIDRMKQLLPDSTVLYSGHGPRTTLEDEKRTNPFFKQ, via the coding sequence ATGCAAATTAAGAAGATTACGTCTGGCTTAGCACAAGAGAATGGATATGTTCTTGAAAAAGACGGAACTGTCATTGTAATCGATCCAGGAACAGATGATCCAAGGTATTTTGAAGTGATCGAACATTTCGGTAAACCTTCTGCGATTTTATTAACTCATGCGCATTTTGATCATATCGGTGGAATTGATGCACTTCGTGAGCGCTATCAAATACCCGTATACGTGCACCGTTTTGAAACAAGTTGGTTGACGGATGGAGAAAAGAATGGGGCGGCCGCATTCAATCTACCAGTTCCGGCAATGAAACCGGCAGAAAAGACATACGAAGGCGATATGCTGGTCGTTGGGAGCATCGCATTCCGGCTCTATCATACGCCGGGTCACTCCCCGGGAAGTGTTGTCTTGTACATGAAGGATGAAGAAGTTGCATTTTGTGGTGATTTGATATTTAAACAGTCTGTTGGACGAACCGACTTGTTCGGGGGGGATCAAAAGGCGTTAATGGGATCAATCGATCGGATGAAGCAATTGCTCCCTGATTCGACAGTTCTCTACTCTGGACATGGTCCTCGGACAACGTTAGAAGATGAGAAGCGGACAAACCCGTTCTTCAAACAGTAA
- a CDS encoding DUF2626 domain-containing protein, which translates to MARMFRVLGFWTGLVAALAFVGALGGDQSSSEHTGDFIVMGLVFLAQTIFFVALGYLKLTEKTYVYVFGAYLTIFFVVFTYWSNFQM; encoded by the coding sequence ATGGCAAGAATGTTTCGTGTCCTAGGCTTTTGGACTGGGCTAGTGGCGGCACTTGCTTTCGTAGGCGCACTTGGCGGCGACCAAAGTAGTAGTGAACATACTGGTGACTTTATCGTTATGGGACTTGTCTTCTTAGCACAAACGATTTTCTTTGTCGCTCTAGGTTACTTAAAGTTAACTGAAAAAACGTATGTATATGTCTTTGGGGCGTATTTGACAATTTTCTTCGTTGTCTTTACGTATTGGAGCAACTTCCAAATGTAA
- a CDS encoding Spx/MgsR family RNA polymerase-binding regulatory protein: MSSELMFYTYPSCTSCRKTKAFLQDQELQVSERHIFRDAPTVDELLQLLAISEEGVDSLLATRSQAFKQLDVDVEDLKLSELLKLMSENPKLLKRPILTDGKEVIVGYDKVSIETYARRHNTVSVQVS, encoded by the coding sequence ATGTCATCAGAACTAATGTTTTATACGTATCCAAGCTGTACTTCTTGTAGAAAAACGAAAGCGTTTTTACAGGATCAAGAGCTTCAAGTGAGTGAACGTCATATTTTCAGAGATGCACCGACTGTTGATGAGTTGTTACAATTACTTGCAATTAGTGAAGAAGGTGTTGATTCCCTCTTAGCGACGAGAAGTCAAGCCTTCAAGCAACTCGACGTTGATGTAGAAGATTTGAAGTTAAGCGAACTACTCAAATTGATGAGCGAAAATCCGAAATTGTTGAAACGTCCGATTCTAACGGATGGAAAAGAAGTGATTGTCGGATATGACAAGGTTTCAATCGAAACATATGCGCGTCGCCATAATACGGTTTCGGTTCAAGTTTCTTAA
- a CDS encoding ATPase, T2SS/T4P/T4SS family: MKEFIEELMVAARQAGATDLHFLPDAHRVKVQVRSAMRLVEFQSMDLGQYNRLTWHMRYWCSLPETNQRLPQSGVYELNQEVIRVTFLPSFEQTLMSWRIPHQTFNLPQLLQSQDVERLQKMTASRERNGLLFIGGSTGAGKTTVMYALLNYLKQERIVTIENPPEQMVDGVIQLEVNTKAGLSHRQLLKETLRADPDIIVIGEVRTVEELTVAYDAALSGHLTITTFHTASIQDGERRIEQLLGKTSIQRHWCVLTRNQGVTCEWATHQ; this comes from the coding sequence ATGAAAGAATTCATTGAAGAACTGATGGTCGCAGCCCGGCAAGCCGGTGCGACCGATCTTCATTTTTTACCGGATGCTCATCGGGTGAAGGTTCAAGTCCGATCGGCCATGAGATTAGTCGAATTTCAGTCAATGGACTTAGGTCAATACAATCGACTCACGTGGCATATGCGCTATTGGTGTTCATTACCTGAAACGAATCAACGGCTTCCTCAGTCAGGCGTATACGAATTAAATCAAGAAGTAATTCGTGTGACTTTTCTTCCTTCATTTGAGCAAACGTTGATGTCATGGAGGATTCCACATCAGACGTTCAATCTCCCTCAATTATTGCAATCACAAGATGTGGAACGTTTACAAAAAATGACTGCTTCACGAGAACGAAACGGACTTTTATTTATTGGTGGCTCTACAGGAGCGGGTAAGACGACAGTGATGTATGCATTGTTAAATTATTTAAAACAAGAACGGATTGTTACCATTGAAAACCCTCCTGAACAAATGGTCGACGGGGTGATTCAATTGGAAGTGAATACTAAAGCAGGACTAAGCCATCGACAATTATTGAAAGAAACATTGAGGGCGGATCCGGACATTATCGTGATTGGGGAAGTGCGAACCGTTGAAGAGTTGACTGTCGCATACGATGCGGCACTAAGTGGACATTTGACGATCACCACCTTTCATACAGCATCCATTCAAGATGGAGAGAGAAGAATTGAGCAATTACTTGGGAAGACTTCCATCCAGAGACATTGGTGTGTGCTGACCCGGAATCAGGGGGTGACTTGTGAATGGGCAACTCATCAATGA
- a CDS encoding type II secretion system F family protein, protein MGNSSMNPPIQLIHRFLRLQSRGVSLKVTMETLEYHEKGAKKDKVRDMRALLETGTNLAEVFSVIITNPQMREILNTAERSGRFIDGLHQVVLVLEMRQRLKEELKRLIRYPLIIFFILLSLGMIYALYIFPKLMGMVDVSLQNGVASILLSRWFFPTLFCVVLTSGALMFGMYRRGIELPFYTWNHGKTLYLTYVFVSELSLLQNTETNIRQIISRLADEDGEMAKMAKRIHCRMSDGEGLEAAVKCEPFIDYEVVGLLGVGAMSGELGELMSLHRELVFEEMELYSRSLIEKVEPILYGVISMMIAVLFYTLYLPVKLIMAQL, encoded by the coding sequence ATGGGCAACTCATCAATGAATCCTCCGATTCAATTGATTCACCGCTTTCTGCGATTGCAATCCCGAGGTGTGTCACTGAAAGTGACGATGGAAACACTCGAATACCATGAAAAAGGAGCGAAAAAAGACAAGGTTCGGGATATGAGGGCGTTACTTGAAACAGGTACGAATTTGGCTGAAGTGTTCTCGGTAATCATCACTAATCCGCAAATGCGAGAGATTTTGAACACGGCAGAGCGAAGTGGTCGGTTTATTGATGGGTTACATCAAGTCGTCTTAGTGTTGGAGATGCGTCAACGACTGAAAGAAGAATTAAAAAGATTGATTCGCTATCCATTGATCATTTTTTTTATTCTCCTTTCTCTAGGGATGATTTACGCGCTATATATTTTTCCGAAACTGATGGGAATGGTCGATGTCTCGTTGCAAAATGGTGTAGCTTCGATTCTATTGTCACGGTGGTTCTTCCCAACACTATTTTGTGTAGTTTTAACGTCTGGGGCACTAATGTTCGGAATGTATCGACGAGGGATTGAGCTTCCCTTTTACACATGGAACCATGGAAAGACGCTGTATTTGACGTATGTATTTGTTAGTGAGTTATCACTACTCCAAAATACTGAAACGAACATCAGGCAGATCATCAGTCGTCTAGCAGATGAAGATGGGGAGATGGCTAAGATGGCTAAACGAATCCATTGTCGCATGTCAGATGGAGAAGGTCTTGAAGCCGCCGTGAAATGTGAGCCGTTTATTGATTATGAGGTCGTCGGTCTGTTAGGGGTAGGAGCGATGAGTGGTGAACTTGGTGAACTCATGTCGCTTCACCGAGAACTTGTATTCGAAGAAATGGAACTGTACAGTCGTAGTTTGATTGAAAAAGTGGAGCCGATATTGTATGGCGTAATTAGTATGATGATTGCAGTTTTATTTTATACATTGTATTTACCGGTCAAGCTCATCATGGCTCAATTATGA
- a CDS encoding prepilin-type N-terminal cleavage/methylation domain-containing protein: MKEEHGFTLVEMAAVLLIISVLLLLLVPSLTEGKSRADQVSCEGSVRIVESEINLYYAEHKSYPATLEVIKRDSSTDPLVYSCQSSEYTYSPLDGSLIKR; this comes from the coding sequence ATGAAGGAAGAACATGGATTCACACTAGTTGAGATGGCGGCTGTCCTTTTGATTATATCGGTTCTGCTCTTATTACTCGTCCCATCCCTAACAGAAGGGAAATCGCGGGCAGACCAAGTTAGTTGTGAAGGCAGTGTACGTATCGTCGAGTCAGAAATCAACTTATACTATGCCGAGCATAAATCTTACCCTGCAACATTAGAAGTGATAAAACGCGACTCCTCAACAGACCCACTCGTATACAGCTGTCAATCGTCAGAGTATACATATTCACCTCTTGATGGTTCTCTCATAAAGCGATGA